In a genomic window of Deinococcus aestuarii:
- a CDS encoding CCA tRNA nucleotidyltransferase yields MEDGALAARAWERVQAEDRAWLTALARRAGGDARVALVGGAVRDALLGETPLDLDVVVEGAEAGTLAAGTGLPHLVHPAFGNATVTLPDGRRADLVRARRESYPVPGENPVPEPGTLGDDLRRRDFGLNALALLVDPGGAVTLLDEVGGLEDLEARTLRPLHPLSLHEDASRLVRGARLAGRLGLTAHPELRRQVPDALAMADRTPRLNAEMRLLLDEPRPGRAARVLEEWGAGGLLPPGALERLESLDAQQDAGQPLSSQAPQVYGAALLSAAPDPAALAARLGLGARPGALLARALGDAPAAPGTPEGVLRTLLRPDAYPALTGRDVLALGVPPGPAVGAALAHLAALRRAGQVRSRDEERAALAEYLGTRSS; encoded by the coding sequence GTGGAAGACGGCGCCCTCGCGGCCCGGGCGTGGGAGCGGGTCCAGGCGGAGGACCGCGCGTGGCTCACGGCCCTCGCGCGGCGGGCGGGCGGGGACGCGCGGGTCGCCCTCGTCGGCGGGGCGGTGCGGGACGCCCTGCTGGGCGAGACACCCCTCGACCTCGACGTGGTGGTCGAGGGGGCGGAGGCCGGGACGCTCGCGGCGGGAACGGGCCTGCCCCACCTCGTCCACCCGGCCTTCGGGAACGCGACGGTGACCCTGCCGGATGGGCGGCGCGCCGACCTCGTGCGGGCGCGGCGGGAGAGCTACCCGGTGCCGGGGGAGAACCCGGTGCCCGAGCCCGGCACCCTGGGGGACGACCTGCGGCGGCGCGACTTCGGGCTGAACGCGCTCGCGCTGCTCGTGGACCCCGGCGGGGCCGTCACCCTCCTCGACGAGGTGGGCGGCCTGGAGGACCTGGAGGCGCGGACGCTGCGGCCCCTGCATCCCCTCTCCCTGCACGAGGATGCCAGCCGACTCGTGCGCGGGGCCCGGCTCGCCGGACGGCTGGGGCTGACGGCCCACCCCGAGCTGCGGCGGCAGGTGCCGGACGCGCTGGCGATGGCCGACCGGACGCCCCGCCTGAACGCGGAGATGCGCCTCCTGCTGGACGAGCCGAGGCCGGGCCGGGCCGCCCGCGTGCTGGAGGAGTGGGGCGCGGGTGGGCTGCTCCCGCCCGGAGCCCTTGAACGGCTGGAGTCGCTCGACGCCCAGCAGGACGCGGGGCAGCCCCTCTCTTCCCAGGCCCCCCAGGTGTACGGGGCCGCGCTCCTCTCCGCCGCTCCCGACCCCGCCGCGCTCGCCGCCCGGCTCGGTCTGGGGGCGAGGCCGGGGGCGCTCCTCGCCCGCGCGCTGGGGGACGCGCCCGCCGCGCCTGGAACCCCGGAGGGCGTGCTGCGCACCCTGCTCCGCCCGGACGCCTATCCGGCCCTCACCGGGCGGGACGTGCTCGCGCTCGGTGTGCCGCCCGGTCCCGCCGTCGGGGCGGCGCTCGCCCACCTTGCCGCCCTGCGCCGGGCGGGGCAGGTCCGCTCGCGGGACGAGGAACGGGCCGCCCTCGCCGAATACCTGGGCACGCGATCCTCCTGA
- a CDS encoding site-2 protease family protein yields MLLSLLTTNPLQFVIIAAALVLSLTVHEFAHAYTADRLGDPTPRRFGRVTLNPGKHLDPFGTLLLLIAGFGFARPVPINPNNLGRWGTLWVSAAGPISNLLIALLMALLLRFLPPSQFTVAVLSTVLSVNVVLAVFNLIPIPLLDGSRIIGALIPSLGRSLAQFEAQPFSFVIVMLFIFIAQGPIGNIIRTVQGWVFGIVGLR; encoded by the coding sequence ATGCTGCTCAGTCTCCTGACCACGAACCCCCTTCAGTTCGTGATTATTGCGGCGGCGCTCGTGCTGTCCCTGACCGTCCACGAGTTCGCCCACGCCTATACCGCCGACCGCCTCGGCGACCCCACGCCCCGGCGCTTCGGGCGCGTGACCCTCAACCCCGGCAAGCACCTCGACCCCTTCGGCACCCTGCTCCTGCTGATCGCGGGTTTCGGCTTCGCGCGGCCCGTGCCCATCAACCCGAACAACCTGGGGCGTTGGGGAACCCTGTGGGTGTCGGCGGCGGGGCCCATCAGCAACCTCCTGATCGCCCTCCTGATGGCCCTGCTCCTGCGCTTCCTGCCGCCCAGCCAGTTCACCGTCGCGGTGCTCTCGACCGTCCTGAGCGTGAATGTCGTGCTCGCCGTCTTCAACCTGATCCCGATTCCGCTGCTCGACGGCAGCCGCATCATCGGCGCCCTGATCCCCTCGCTGGGCCGCAGCCTCGCCCAGTTCGAGGCCCAGCCCTTCAGCTTCGTGATCGTGATGCTCTTCATCTTCATCGCGCAGGGGCCCATCGGCAACATCATCCGCACGGTGCAGGGGTGGGTCTTCGGCATCGTCGGGCTGCGCTGA
- a CDS encoding GAF domain-containing protein produces MTLPPFPPDLSAAPTVRAFGAALAGFACKTVRAHGVQVWAVVGGSLAVVGEEGRGLGLSDGTLAARSLARGGPLEEGMLACLPFGGGVLELVGADPVGVEVMAGLAPLLTLALEGVQAREARRGQGRIAETVERLVRRLGGSLDLAEVLTATAESAALALGFGRAFVGLFSELGEDGARTGEVFTHGFEPSFTGGIGVGPVSLGRLTGRGEVILFEKARDAGTPLGAGLSELDPEVALIAPLTARGRPLGLLYVDSRSPGARVTEDDTRLVLALAEQASLAIDNARLYGIETRKREAAEALREAGAALAGSLHLSDTLERILERATALFGTDAAGVYELQPDGRTLNIRSAVGLPSEYVLRVRAKVGSGVTGRAVERRALVTAHDLNTAHLGGGSRYTRQLLAQGRYPYRGVIGLPLGTRAGVFGALTLYWEAPLPLDADDLALAEVFAAQASLAIENARLYEEELRREREAAVLLNVGRLLGEDQSDRALAEASRLATLALNAGRGLIALMEGETGEVSRCAAFNLPPPAAADLAGLLSQVGRGPRPLTRRSALPGAGSALIVPLRGGAGGDTVLGFLYADDPGVDPPSDRVLQLARSVADQMALTLTRERLLAALAREEARYRQLAEGAHDLILSADPSGTVTYANPAATRLLAPLTGPLVGASLLGLATPASRPALQVAWDAAHTHPAGGRAEIEVAGYRLEVRLSAVRPGGVLHGVLTVARDLSELQTLADEIQRRGQALEAATSRTLELRSYLTLFTQAQEEERRRISRELHDDTAQVLVATTRRVARLARELGGEQRARADDILGDLGAAIESVRRFARNLRPSVLDDLGLLPALEWLVSQAQTDARLEVSGAERRLPPTLELTVFRLAQEALTNVDRHARAASAAIRVAFEENGVRVAISDDGQGFTQAQAQARAQEGHLGLLGLRERVTLAGGELEVDSEPGRGTTLRFRLPG; encoded by the coding sequence ATGACCCTCCCCCCCTTCCCCCCCGACCTCAGCGCCGCGCCTACCGTGCGGGCGTTCGGCGCCGCGCTGGCCGGGTTCGCCTGCAAGACGGTGCGGGCGCACGGGGTCCAGGTGTGGGCGGTGGTTGGTGGGTCGCTCGCCGTGGTGGGCGAGGAGGGCCGGGGGCTGGGGCTGAGTGACGGCACGCTGGCCGCCCGCTCGCTGGCGCGGGGGGGGCCGCTGGAGGAGGGGATGCTCGCCTGCCTGCCCTTCGGGGGCGGGGTGCTCGAACTCGTGGGGGCGGACCCGGTGGGGGTGGAGGTGATGGCGGGGCTGGCGCCGCTCCTGACGCTGGCGCTGGAGGGGGTACAGGCCCGGGAGGCGCGGCGGGGGCAGGGGCGGATCGCGGAGACGGTGGAGCGGCTGGTGCGGCGCCTGGGTGGGAGCCTCGACCTCGCGGAGGTGCTGACGGCGACGGCGGAGAGCGCGGCCCTGGCGCTCGGCTTCGGGCGGGCCTTCGTGGGGCTGTTCAGCGAACTCGGCGAGGACGGGGCGCGCACCGGGGAGGTGTTCACGCACGGCTTCGAGCCGTCCTTTACGGGCGGGATCGGGGTGGGGCCGGTGTCCCTCGGGCGGCTGACCGGGCGCGGTGAGGTGATCCTCTTCGAAAAGGCGCGGGACGCGGGCACGCCGCTGGGCGCCGGGCTCTCGGAACTCGACCCCGAGGTCGCCCTGATCGCGCCGCTGACCGCGCGGGGGCGTCCGCTGGGCCTGCTGTACGTGGACAGCCGCTCGCCGGGGGCCCGCGTGACCGAGGACGACACCCGCCTCGTGCTGGCGCTGGCCGAGCAGGCGTCCCTCGCCATCGACAACGCGCGGCTCTACGGGATCGAGACCCGCAAGCGCGAGGCGGCCGAGGCGCTGCGCGAGGCGGGGGCGGCGCTGGCGGGCAGCCTGCACCTCAGCGACACGCTGGAGCGCATTCTGGAGCGCGCGACCGCCCTCTTCGGCACCGACGCGGCGGGCGTGTACGAGCTGCAACCCGACGGGCGCACCCTCAACATCCGCAGCGCGGTCGGCCTCCCCAGCGAGTACGTCCTGCGGGTGCGGGCCAAGGTGGGATCGGGTGTGACCGGGCGGGCCGTCGAGCGCCGCGCCCTGGTCACCGCCCACGACCTCAACACCGCGCACCTCGGCGGGGGCAGCCGCTACACCCGGCAGCTCCTCGCCCAGGGCCGCTACCCGTACCGGGGCGTGATCGGCCTGCCGTTGGGCACGCGGGCGGGCGTGTTCGGGGCGCTGACCCTGTACTGGGAAGCCCCCCTCCCCCTCGACGCCGACGACCTCGCCCTGGCCGAGGTGTTCGCCGCGCAGGCCTCCTTAGCCATCGAGAACGCCCGGTTGTACGAGGAGGAACTGCGCCGCGAGCGCGAGGCCGCCGTGCTCCTGAACGTCGGGCGGCTCCTCGGCGAGGATCAGAGCGACCGTGCCCTGGCTGAGGCGTCCCGGCTCGCCACCCTGGCGCTGAACGCCGGGCGCGGCCTGATCGCCCTGATGGAGGGGGAGACGGGCGAAGTCTCGCGGTGCGCGGCCTTCAACCTGCCGCCGCCCGCCGCCGCCGACCTCGCGGGGCTGCTTTCGCAGGTCGGGCGCGGACCCCGGCCCCTGACCCGCCGGTCCGCCCTGCCGGGGGCGGGCAGCGCCCTGATCGTGCCCCTGCGCGGCGGAGCGGGGGGCGACACGGTGCTCGGCTTCCTGTACGCCGACGACCCCGGGGTGGACCCCCCGAGCGACCGTGTTCTGCAACTCGCCCGCAGCGTCGCCGACCAGATGGCGCTGACCCTCACCCGTGAGCGTCTTCTCGCCGCCCTCGCCCGCGAGGAGGCCCGCTACCGCCAGCTCGCGGAGGGCGCCCACGACCTGATCCTGAGCGCCGACCCCTCGGGCACCGTCACCTACGCCAACCCCGCCGCCACCCGCCTCCTCGCGCCGCTGACCGGACCGCTCGTCGGGGCCTCGCTGCTGGGGCTCGCCACGCCCGCCTCCCGGCCCGCCCTGCAAGTCGCCTGGGACGCCGCGCACACCCACCCCGCCGGGGGCCGCGCCGAGATCGAGGTCGCGGGCTACCGGCTGGAGGTCCGCCTCAGCGCCGTCCGTCCTGGCGGAGTGCTCCACGGCGTGCTCACCGTCGCCCGCGACCTCTCGGAACTCCAGACCCTCGCCGACGAGATTCAGCGGCGCGGGCAGGCGCTGGAGGCCGCCACCAGCCGCACGCTGGAGCTGCGGAGCTACCTCACCCTCTTTACCCAGGCGCAGGAGGAAGAGCGCCGCCGCATCAGCCGCGAACTCCACGACGACACGGCGCAGGTCCTCGTCGCCACCACCCGCCGCGTCGCCCGCCTCGCCCGCGAGCTGGGGGGCGAGCAGCGGGCGCGCGCCGACGACATTCTGGGCGACCTCGGCGCCGCCATCGAGAGCGTGCGCCGCTTCGCCCGCAACCTGCGCCCGAGCGTGCTGGACGACCTCGGCCTGCTTCCCGCGCTCGAATGGCTCGTCTCGCAGGCGCAGACCGACGCCCGGCTGGAGGTCAGCGGGGCCGAGCGGCGGCTTCCCCCGACCCTCGAACTCACGGTGTTCCGGCTGGCGCAAGAAGCCCTGACGAACGTGGACCGGCACGCCCGCGCCGCCAGCGCCGCCATCCGCGTCGCCTTCGAGGAAAACGGCGTGCGTGTGGCGATCAGCGACGACGGCCAGGGCTTCACTCAGGCGCAGGCGCAGGCCCGCGCGCAGGAGGGCCACCTGGGCCTTCTCGGCCTGCGCGAGCGCGTGACCCTCGCCGGGGGAGAACTGGAGGTGGACAGCGAGCCGGGGCGCGGCACGACGCTGCGGTTCAGGCTGCCGGGGTGA
- a CDS encoding manganese catalase family protein — translation MFLRIDKLQFDLPLPNEKNPNAAATVQELFGGRFGEMSTLMNYMTQSFNFRGKKELKPYYDLISNIAAEELGHIELVAATINALLAGPDVKSREEPVDPTTTPLDFAIGMRNAQNFIAGGPGAMVQDSRNIPWTGDNVFSSGNLVLDLLHNFFLESGARQQKLRVYEAVSDPVAKALTGYLLVRGGVHQVAYAKALETLTGVEITKMLPVPHIETAKIPESKRLMDQGIHLKLYRFSPTDYTDMGKIWKGPHPDDGQEVYVTDELPTGGETVDGGHDSAEFSPEYSMDEIMEIAKNLHKKSGLAD, via the coding sequence ATGTTCTTGCGTATCGACAAACTCCAGTTCGACCTGCCGCTTCCCAACGAGAAAAACCCCAACGCCGCCGCCACCGTGCAGGAACTCTTCGGGGGCCGCTTCGGCGAGATGTCCACCCTGATGAACTACATGACCCAGTCGTTCAACTTCCGGGGCAAAAAGGAACTCAAGCCGTACTACGACCTGATCTCCAACATCGCCGCCGAGGAGCTGGGGCACATCGAACTCGTCGCCGCCACCATCAACGCCCTGCTGGCCGGGCCGGACGTGAAGAGCCGCGAGGAGCCCGTCGATCCCACGACCACGCCGCTCGACTTCGCCATCGGGATGAGAAACGCCCAGAACTTCATCGCAGGCGGCCCCGGCGCGATGGTGCAGGACTCGCGCAACATCCCCTGGACGGGCGACAACGTGTTTTCCAGCGGCAACCTCGTGCTGGACCTGCTGCACAACTTCTTCCTGGAGAGCGGCGCCCGGCAGCAGAAACTGCGGGTGTACGAGGCGGTCTCCGACCCCGTAGCCAAGGCCCTGACCGGCTACCTCCTCGTGCGCGGCGGCGTCCACCAGGTCGCCTACGCCAAGGCGCTGGAGACGCTGACGGGCGTGGAAATCACCAAGATGCTCCCGGTGCCCCACATCGAGACGGCCAAGATTCCCGAGTCCAAGCGGCTGATGGATCAGGGCATCCACCTCAAGCTCTACCGCTTCAGCCCCACCGACTACACCGACATGGGCAAGATCTGGAAAGGTCCCCACCCCGACGACGGGCAGGAGGTCTACGTGACCGACGAGCTGCCGACCGGCGGTGAGACGGTGGACGGCGGGCACGACTCGGCGGAGTTCTCGCCCGAGTACAGCATGGACGAGATCATGGAGATCGCCAAGAACCTCCACAAGAAGTCCGGGCTGGCCGACTGA
- a CDS encoding ABC transporter substrate-binding protein codes for MKKSLPLRAAALATLALALAACDNRNANNNSGGNTSAGGTTSQAGGASGTLVVQESADIPTLDPGTTYDTSSGQVVENLYETLLTYQGSSLSELRPLLATEWTASENGREYRFTLREGVKFHSGNSFTCADAEYTFRRNLVTNTSDSGNWFLSESLLGTGSNANDDQSITWERITNAVKCDGETLVFTLPKVDPAFLSKLAYTGQSIVDSEHAKGLGEWDGTEATWKAAVGKDLTGSPLAQNPSGTGAYRFLQKTSSALTAEAFADYWGEKATIKNVILQVVPEQAARQQAFLRGDADLIETGGRPIVEEQLRGQPGVAVLDDLPDISAFGISMNQDIKDASLLGSGQLNGQGIPANFFSDVDVRRGFVAAFDVPTYIKEVQGGKGEPRNFLLPETFSGYDADLAAPEFNLDAARQAFQRAWGGRVWQQGFTLTATYRAGSVPAQTAMELLKRNIESLNPKFRVNIQQKQWSEILEDGGAGREVMIITGWAPDYADADNFVHTFYASDGYYQPRLNFKDAQIDGWIREARTITDAERRNELYGQVARRALDQAYYVLMPSNPGILAYRDTLQGISRENFNPMLAFRTGTYWKDLSKS; via the coding sequence ATGAAGAAATCCCTTCCCCTCCGCGCCGCCGCCCTCGCCACGCTCGCCCTGGCGCTCGCGGCCTGCGACAACCGGAACGCCAACAATAACAGCGGCGGCAACACGTCGGCAGGCGGCACCACGTCCCAGGCGGGCGGCGCGAGCGGCACCCTGGTCGTGCAGGAGAGCGCCGACATCCCGACCCTCGATCCCGGCACGACGTACGACACGTCGAGCGGGCAGGTCGTCGAGAACCTGTACGAGACGCTGTTGACCTACCAGGGGAGCAGCCTCTCGGAGCTGCGGCCCCTGCTCGCCACCGAGTGGACGGCGAGCGAGAATGGGCGCGAGTACCGCTTCACCCTGCGGGAAGGCGTGAAGTTCCACTCGGGCAACAGCTTCACGTGCGCGGACGCCGAGTACACCTTCCGGCGCAACCTCGTGACGAACACGAGCGACAGCGGCAACTGGTTTCTCTCGGAGAGCCTGCTCGGCACCGGCAGCAACGCCAACGACGACCAGTCGATCACCTGGGAGCGGATCACGAACGCCGTGAAGTGCGACGGCGAGACGCTGGTCTTCACGCTGCCCAAGGTGGACCCGGCGTTTCTTTCCAAGCTCGCCTACACCGGCCAGAGCATCGTGGACAGCGAGCACGCCAAGGGACTCGGCGAGTGGGACGGCACCGAGGCGACCTGGAAGGCGGCGGTGGGCAAGGACCTCACGGGCAGCCCCCTCGCGCAAAACCCCAGCGGCACGGGCGCGTACCGCTTCCTCCAGAAGACCTCCAGCGCCCTGACCGCCGAGGCCTTCGCGGACTACTGGGGCGAGAAGGCCACGATCAAGAACGTGATCCTTCAGGTCGTGCCCGAGCAGGCGGCGCGGCAGCAGGCCTTCTTGCGCGGTGACGCCGACCTGATCGAGACGGGCGGGCGGCCCATCGTGGAAGAGCAGCTTCGCGGCCAGCCGGGGGTCGCCGTCCTCGATGACCTGCCCGACATCAGCGCGTTCGGCATCTCGATGAACCAGGACATCAAGGACGCCTCGCTGCTCGGGAGCGGTCAGCTCAACGGGCAGGGCATCCCCGCCAACTTCTTCAGCGACGTGGACGTGCGGCGCGGCTTCGTGGCCGCCTTCGACGTGCCCACCTACATCAAGGAGGTGCAGGGCGGCAAGGGCGAGCCGCGCAACTTCCTGCTTCCCGAGACCTTCTCGGGCTACGACGCGGACCTCGCGGCGCCGGAGTTTAACCTCGATGCCGCCCGGCAGGCGTTCCAGCGGGCGTGGGGTGGCCGGGTGTGGCAGCAGGGCTTTACCCTGACCGCCACCTACCGTGCCGGGAGCGTACCCGCCCAGACCGCGATGGAGCTGCTCAAGCGCAACATCGAGTCGCTCAACCCCAAGTTCCGGGTGAACATCCAGCAAAAGCAGTGGAGCGAGATCCTCGAGGACGGCGGCGCCGGGCGTGAGGTCATGATCATCACGGGCTGGGCCCCCGACTACGCCGACGCCGACAACTTCGTGCACACCTTCTACGCCAGCGACGGGTACTACCAGCCCCGGTTGAACTTCAAAGACGCGCAGATCGACGGCTGGATTCGGGAGGCGCGCACGATCACCGACGCCGAGCGCCGCAACGAACTGTACGGCCAGGTCGCCCGCCGCGCCCTCGATCAGGCCTACTACGTCCTGATGCCGAGCAACCCCGGCATCCTCGCCTACCGCGACACCCTCCAGGGCATCAGCCGCGAGAACTTCAACCCCATGCTCGCCTTCCGCACCGGGACCTACTGGAAGGACCTCAGCAAGTCGTAG
- the hslO gene encoding Hsp33 family molecular chaperone HslO: protein MTLNAHADSFVLRGTAAGGTLRLVGIDATALVEEARLRHHLSKTATAALGRTLAASALLAVVLGKKPDSRVTVRVQGGGPVGWIVAEGSADGKVRGYVREPGADLPVRASDGKLDVSGIVGTEGELAVTRLLDNGEPYTGSVELVSGEIAEDVSTYLGVSEQIPNAVLLGVYEEGGRVARAGGLLVQAMPGVRDETLARLEANIRAIGQFTDHLRRGSLLETMQAAAEGLDLTLAPGAQPARFQCRCSRGKALDSLKFFAPGERREMIEEGGQEIVCHWCGEHYQMTPAEIATLDAAPERAQA from the coding sequence ATGACTTTGAACGCCCATGCGGATTCTTTCGTGTTGCGCGGCACGGCGGCGGGCGGGACCCTGCGCCTCGTCGGCATCGACGCGACGGCCCTGGTCGAGGAGGCCCGGTTGCGCCACCACCTCAGCAAGACGGCGACCGCCGCGCTGGGCCGGACGCTCGCCGCCTCGGCCCTGCTCGCGGTGGTGCTGGGCAAGAAGCCCGACAGCCGGGTGACCGTCCGGGTCCAGGGCGGCGGCCCTGTGGGCTGGATCGTGGCGGAGGGGAGCGCGGACGGCAAGGTGCGCGGCTACGTGCGCGAGCCCGGCGCCGACCTGCCCGTCCGCGCCTCGGACGGCAAGCTCGACGTGAGCGGCATCGTGGGCACGGAGGGTGAGCTGGCCGTCACGCGGCTCCTCGACAACGGCGAGCCCTACACCGGCAGCGTGGAACTCGTGAGCGGCGAGATCGCCGAGGACGTGAGCACCTACCTGGGCGTGTCCGAGCAGATTCCCAACGCCGTGCTGCTCGGCGTGTACGAGGAGGGGGGCCGGGTGGCCCGCGCGGGCGGTCTGCTCGTGCAGGCGATGCCCGGCGTCCGGGACGAGACGCTGGCCCGGCTGGAGGCGAACATCCGCGCCATCGGGCAGTTCACCGATCACTTGCGCCGGGGCAGCCTGCTGGAAACCATGCAGGCCGCCGCCGAGGGCCTGGACCTGACGCTGGCGCCGGGGGCCCAGCCTGCCCGCTTCCAGTGCCGCTGCTCGCGGGGGAAAGCGCTCGACAGCCTGAAGTTCTTCGCGCCCGGCGAGCGGCGGGAGATGATCGAGGAGGGCGGGCAGGAAATCGTCTGCCACTGGTGCGGCGAGCACTACCAGATGACCCCCGCCGAGATCGCCACCCTCGACGCGGCCCCGGAGCGGGCGCAGGCTTAG
- a CDS encoding dienelactone hydrolase family protein, with the protein MAEILLFHHAQGQTPGFLALADEWRRAGHVVHTPDLYHGRTFDTLEAGVAHARELGFSHLLEAGVRAADDLPSGLVYAGLSLGVMPAQRLTQTRPGARGALLLHACLPVSEFGEHWPADVPVQIHAMEADPYFEEDAEAARALVGSASRAELFLYPGDEHLFTDSSLPAYDAAATSLLLRRVGDFLKGN; encoded by the coding sequence ATGGCCGAAATCTTGCTGTTCCACCACGCACAAGGTCAAACTCCGGGATTCCTCGCCCTCGCCGACGAGTGGCGGCGGGCCGGGCATGTGGTGCACACGCCCGACCTCTACCACGGGCGGACCTTTGACACCCTGGAGGCGGGCGTCGCCCACGCCCGGGAACTCGGGTTCAGCCACCTCCTCGAAGCGGGGGTGCGTGCCGCGGACGACCTGCCCTCCGGGTTGGTCTACGCCGGGCTATCGCTGGGGGTGATGCCCGCGCAGCGGCTGACCCAGACCCGCCCCGGGGCGCGGGGAGCCCTGCTGCTCCACGCCTGTCTGCCCGTCTCGGAGTTCGGCGAACACTGGCCCGCGGACGTGCCCGTCCAGATTCACGCGATGGAGGCCGACCCCTATTTCGAGGAGGACGCGGAGGCCGCCCGGGCGCTCGTTGGGTCGGCGAGTCGAGCGGAACTGTTCCTGTACCCGGGGGACGAGCACCTGTTCACGGATAGCAGCCTGCCCGCTTACGATGCCGCGGCCACCTCCCTCCTCCTGCGACGTGTGGGGGACTTTCTCAAGGGGAACTGA
- a CDS encoding response regulator: protein MLESDTSSVHGRPITLLLVDDHPVVRKGTRELLEGESDLRVLGEADSGEDAVLKARALQPDVILMDVSMPGMNGIEATRVIKAERPTVGVLVLTSYDDDAYVFALLEAGAAGYLLKNASEDDLLGAVRAVAAGESALHPSVARKVLERFSAQQTPTPPEDALSPRELEVLRVAATGRTNKEIARDLDISPRTVQVHLANIFSKLGVGSRTEAVLYGIKRGWIDPKTV from the coding sequence ATGCTCGAAAGCGACACCTCCTCCGTCCACGGGCGGCCCATCACCCTGCTCCTGGTGGACGACCACCCCGTCGTGCGCAAGGGCACCCGCGAGCTGCTGGAGGGGGAAAGCGACCTGCGCGTGCTGGGCGAGGCCGACAGCGGCGAGGACGCCGTGCTCAAGGCCCGCGCCCTGCAACCCGACGTGATCCTGATGGACGTGTCCATGCCGGGCATGAACGGCATCGAAGCCACCCGAGTCATCAAGGCCGAGCGGCCCACCGTGGGCGTCCTCGTGCTCACGAGCTACGACGACGACGCCTACGTCTTCGCGCTGCTGGAGGCGGGGGCGGCGGGGTATCTGCTCAAGAACGCCAGCGAGGACGATCTGCTCGGGGCGGTGCGGGCGGTGGCGGCGGGGGAGAGTGCGCTGCATCCTTCCGTCGCCCGCAAGGTGCTCGAACGGTTCAGCGCGCAGCAGACGCCGACGCCGCCGGAGGACGCGCTCAGTCCGCGGGAGCTGGAGGTATTGCGGGTGGCGGCGACGGGGCGCACGAACAAGGAGATCGCGCGGGACCTCGACATCAGCCCTCGCACGGTGCAGGTTCACCTTGCTAACATCTTCTCCAAGCTGGGGGTGGGGAGTCGGACGGAGGCGGTGCTGTACGGGATCAAGCGGGGGTGGATTGATCCGAAGACGGTGTAG
- the trhA gene encoding PAQR family membrane homeostasis protein TrhA, whose protein sequence is MKRLLTAPREPVNALTHWGGAVAALVVLGPLLGWAGARGLALWPFLVFGLSMVVLYAASASYHSFGGSERGLLWLRKLDHAGIFLLIAGSYTPVAYYGLEGVWRDGVLGVIWGIAVTGIVLKLVTMRLPRWVSTLLYLGMGWIALGLLPQLARNLPPAALVWLAVGGVLYSIGAVIYGTRRWTPRPGSRWQHWGFHEIWHLFVLGGTGAHVAMMFHLR, encoded by the coding sequence GTGAAGCGTCTCCTCACCGCCCCGCGCGAGCCCGTCAACGCCCTCACCCACTGGGGCGGGGCCGTGGCGGCGCTGGTCGTGCTGGGGCCGCTGCTGGGGTGGGCGGGGGCGCGGGGGCTGGCCCTGTGGCCTTTTCTCGTCTTCGGGCTGAGCATGGTGGTGCTGTACGCCGCCTCGGCGAGCTACCACTCGTTCGGAGGAAGCGAGCGGGGGCTCTTGTGGCTGCGCAAGCTCGACCACGCGGGCATCTTCCTCCTGATCGCGGGAAGTTACACGCCGGTCGCGTACTACGGGCTGGAGGGAGTGTGGCGTGACGGCGTGCTGGGCGTGATCTGGGGCATCGCGGTCACGGGGATCGTCCTCAAGCTCGTCACCATGCGGCTGCCGCGCTGGGTGAGCACGCTGCTGTACCTGGGGATGGGCTGGATCGCCCTGGGGCTGCTGCCGCAACTCGCGCGCAACCTGCCGCCCGCCGCGCTCGTCTGGCTGGCGGTGGGTGGGGTGCTGTACTCCATCGGCGCCGTGATCTACGGGACGCGGCGCTGGACTCCCCGCCCCGGAAGTCGCTGGCAGCACTGGGGCTTCCATGAAATCTGGCACCTGTTCGTGCTGGGCGGCACGGGCGCACACGTGGCGATGATGTTTCACCTGCGCTGA